A window of Deltaproteobacteria bacterium contains these coding sequences:
- a CDS encoding ferritin family protein, translating to MGSPEMVSIVHRAIDRERDAINTYLGLAKIVKDANAKNVLIHLASDEVGHMTKLEHHLISVLRGKDWVLQRAEVVDAMAAQMTESSILEKINPENLAKADTLKVLEVAIDREVAANRFYLQMAEGAKTPSAREMFLGLAKEEELHAKILRAEVDSIGQNGFWFDMQEFTMEQ from the coding sequence ATGGGTTCGCCGGAAATGGTCTCCATCGTGCACCGCGCCATCGACCGGGAGAGGGACGCGATTAATACCTATCTCGGGCTGGCCAAGATCGTGAAGGACGCCAACGCCAAGAACGTCCTCATCCACCTGGCCTCCGACGAGGTCGGACACATGACCAAGCTGGAGCATCACCTGATCAGCGTCCTCCGCGGCAAGGACTGGGTCCTGCAGCGGGCGGAGGTGGTGGACGCGATGGCGGCCCAGATGACGGAAAGCTCGATCCTGGAGAAGATCAACCCGGAGAACCTCGCGAAGGCCGACACGCTGAAGGTCCTGGAGGTCGCCATCGACCGCGAGGTCGCCGCGAACCGGTTCTACCTCCAGATGGCCGAAGGGGCGAAGACGCCCTCCGCCCGGGAGATGTTCCTCGGATTGGCCAAGGAGGAGGAGCTGCACGCGAAGATCCTGCGGGCCGAGGTCGACTCGATCGGCCAGAACGGCTTCTGGTTCGACATGCAGGAATTCACGATGGAGCAGTAG
- a CDS encoding GreA/GreB family elongation factor: MDLLREAKRKLEEEAQRIEYELRVTLPREIHTALGQGDLSENAEYEAAKERQSTLHGRFTQIQKRLADLSRIDVKGIPKDRAGLGSEVTVFDLESGEAVTYTLVIPELADGNRSFVSMAAPVGKALMNRRVGDAVTITIPRGTLEYEVRRIVTMFGDVLE; the protein is encoded by the coding sequence ATGGACCTGCTTCGGGAGGCGAAACGGAAGCTCGAGGAGGAGGCGCAGCGGATCGAGTACGAGCTGCGCGTCACCTTGCCCCGGGAGATCCACACGGCGCTGGGCCAGGGCGACCTCTCCGAGAACGCGGAGTACGAGGCGGCCAAGGAGCGGCAGTCGACGCTGCACGGGCGCTTCACGCAGATCCAGAAACGGCTGGCCGACCTCTCGCGCATCGACGTCAAGGGGATCCCGAAGGACCGCGCGGGGCTGGGGAGCGAGGTCACCGTCTTCGACCTCGAAAGCGGAGAGGCGGTCACCTACACGCTCGTGATCCCGGAGCTGGCGGACGGGAACCGGTCGTTCGTGTCGATGGCCGCGCCGGTGGGGAAGGCGCTGATGAACCGCCGGGTGGGCGATGCGGTGACGATCACGATCCCCCGCGGCACCCTCGAATACGAGGTCCGGCGGATCGTCACCATGTTCGGCGACGTCCTCGAGTAA